A single window of Gemmatimonadales bacterium DNA harbors:
- the aspS gene encoding aspartate--tRNA ligase, translated as MAKDPAVETALRTHRAGSLNRSHLGATVRLAGWVHRRRDLGGLIFIDLRDRDGIVQLSLSPDWTSPEVMTRAGMAGAETVVLATGRVELRPNPARDESMASREVEVYVTDLTIVGPAETPIIPVARKENEELAAEDLRLKHRILDLRRPELTANLVMRHRLAQRARQTLTELGFLEVETPILTKPTPEGARDYLVPSRVHPGEFYALPQSPQIYKQLLMVAGYDRYFQIARCFRDEDLRADRQPEFTQIDLEASFVDAEDVMGFIEAVLVALWDESGHAIPRPFLRLSHAEAMERFGIDKPDLRYGLELADYTAALGADRAPFLAEAGQNGSRFRGVIVPEATALARKDFDTLTAVAKGAGAGGLVWLKRGADGWEGQGAKAVGPSFLATLAGQPGDAFLAVVGADTVTSPALHAVRMAVIQRLGLTPTTPHAFLWVVDFPLFEPDPQTGQHIFVHHPFTSPHPDDIPFLETDPGRCRAIHYDAVYNGNELGSGSIRITDPALQARVFALLGVDADEQRRRFGFLLDALGAGSPPMGGFAIGFDRVAMLLAGATSLRDVIAFPKTTAARALFEGAPTRVNPRDLEALSITVAGPGRS; from the coding sequence ATGGCGAAAGATCCTGCCGTCGAGACGGCCCTCCGAACTCACCGCGCTGGTTCCCTCAATCGATCCCATCTCGGAGCAACTGTTCGTCTGGCCGGCTGGGTGCACCGCCGACGGGACCTGGGTGGACTGATTTTCATCGATCTCCGTGACCGCGACGGGATCGTGCAGCTGTCGTTGAGCCCTGATTGGACGTCACCCGAGGTGATGACTCGCGCCGGCATGGCCGGGGCGGAAACGGTCGTTCTGGCCACTGGACGGGTGGAGCTGCGCCCCAACCCGGCCCGCGACGAGTCGATGGCGTCCCGCGAGGTTGAAGTGTATGTCACCGACCTCACCATCGTCGGCCCGGCCGAAACGCCGATCATTCCTGTGGCTCGCAAAGAGAACGAGGAACTGGCGGCCGAGGATCTGCGCCTCAAGCACCGGATTCTCGACCTCCGGCGTCCGGAACTCACGGCCAATCTCGTGATGCGCCACCGGCTGGCGCAGCGCGCGCGCCAGACCCTCACTGAGCTTGGCTTTCTCGAAGTCGAGACCCCGATCCTCACCAAGCCCACCCCGGAAGGCGCCCGTGACTATCTGGTGCCCTCGCGCGTGCATCCGGGAGAGTTCTATGCCTTGCCCCAGTCGCCGCAGATCTACAAACAGCTGCTGATGGTGGCCGGGTATGACCGGTATTTTCAGATCGCGCGCTGTTTCCGGGACGAGGATCTCCGCGCCGATCGTCAGCCCGAGTTTACCCAGATCGATCTCGAAGCGTCGTTCGTTGACGCCGAGGACGTGATGGGCTTCATCGAGGCGGTACTGGTGGCGCTCTGGGACGAATCAGGCCATGCCATTCCGCGGCCGTTTCTTCGACTCTCACACGCGGAGGCGATGGAGCGGTTCGGGATCGACAAGCCGGACCTTCGTTACGGCCTCGAACTGGCCGACTACACCGCGGCCCTTGGCGCCGATCGGGCCCCGTTTTTGGCCGAGGCGGGGCAGAACGGGAGCCGCTTCCGTGGCGTGATCGTTCCGGAAGCCACCGCGCTTGCTCGGAAGGACTTCGATACCCTGACGGCTGTGGCCAAGGGCGCCGGGGCCGGAGGGCTGGTCTGGCTCAAGCGGGGTGCGGATGGCTGGGAAGGGCAGGGCGCCAAGGCCGTAGGCCCATCGTTCCTGGCAACGCTTGCCGGGCAACCCGGCGATGCCTTCCTCGCGGTGGTTGGTGCGGATACGGTGACCTCGCCCGCGCTCCACGCGGTGCGCATGGCGGTGATTCAGCGGCTCGGTCTGACGCCTACGACACCGCACGCTTTTCTCTGGGTCGTCGATTTCCCGCTCTTCGAGCCTGATCCCCAGACCGGCCAGCACATTTTTGTGCATCACCCGTTCACCTCGCCGCATCCGGACGACATTCCGTTTCTGGAAACCGACCCGGGACGCTGCCGGGCGATCCACTACGACGCCGTGTACAACGGGAACGAGTTGGGGAGCGGGTCGATCCGTATTACCGATCCCGCGCTGCAGGCCAGGGTCTTTGCGCTGCTCGGTGTCGACGCCGATGAGCAGCGCCGACGCTTCGGGTTTCTACTCGATGCGCTGGGGGCTGGGTCGCCGCCGATGGGGGGCTTTGCGATCGGTTTCGATCGGGTCGCCATGCTCCTGGCCGGGGCGACCTCATTGCGGGATGTGATTGCTTTTCCCAAGACGACGGCCGCGCGCGCCTTGTTCGAAGGCGCTCCGACACGGGTCAATCCGCGAGATCTCGAGGCGTTGTCGATCACCGTTGCCGGCCCGGGCCGGTCGTAG
- a CDS encoding PhoH family protein has product MADETVQRFGTEGADPLLLAGVNDANLVELGRILGVRAALRGDVLTVSGPAEQVERAGAVVQGLVDLVRMGEEVAPDMLVRMVQDGALPADLAAPGEGRILLPGVRRAILPKTQGQRDYLEAIAQHDVVVGIGPAGTGKTYLAVAKAVEALARKRVRRIILARPAVEAGESLGFLPGDLQAKVDPYLRPLYDALEDMMPHDRVQKAIESRTIEIAPLAYMRGRTLADAFIILDEAQNATGAQMKMFLTRLGVNSKVVVTGDKTQVDLPKREDSGLIQIERILLGIDGLAFCYLTEADVVRHRLVREIIRAYAEDQSG; this is encoded by the coding sequence ATGGCGGACGAGACCGTCCAGCGATTCGGTACCGAAGGCGCGGATCCGCTGCTGCTGGCGGGGGTCAACGACGCCAACCTCGTCGAACTCGGGCGCATCCTCGGCGTTCGCGCGGCGCTTCGCGGCGATGTGCTGACGGTAAGTGGTCCGGCTGAGCAGGTCGAACGCGCCGGGGCTGTGGTGCAGGGACTCGTCGACCTGGTGCGGATGGGCGAGGAGGTCGCGCCGGACATGCTCGTCCGGATGGTGCAGGACGGGGCGTTGCCCGCTGACCTGGCAGCTCCGGGTGAGGGTCGCATTCTGCTGCCCGGGGTCCGGCGCGCCATTCTTCCCAAGACCCAGGGGCAGCGCGATTACCTCGAGGCCATTGCGCAGCATGATGTCGTGGTCGGGATTGGACCTGCGGGTACCGGGAAGACCTATCTTGCTGTAGCCAAGGCCGTGGAGGCGCTGGCCCGGAAGCGGGTGCGTCGGATCATCCTGGCCCGCCCCGCCGTCGAAGCTGGTGAGTCGCTCGGGTTCTTGCCCGGCGATCTGCAGGCCAAGGTCGATCCGTACCTGCGCCCGCTCTACGATGCGCTCGAAGACATGATGCCGCACGATCGAGTGCAAAAGGCCATCGAGAGCCGGACCATCGAGATCGCCCCCCTCGCCTACATGCGCGGGCGCACCCTGGCGGACGCGTTCATCATCCTCGATGAAGCCCAGAACGCGACAGGTGCGCAGATGAAGATGTTCCTGACCCGCCTGGGCGTGAACAGCAAAGTCGTTGTCACGGGCGACAAGACCCAGGTCGACCTTCCGAAACGCGAGGATTCCGGGCTGATTCAGATCGAGCGGATCCTGCTCGGGATCGACGGCCTCGCTTTCTGTTACCTGACCGAAGCCGACGTGGTCCGCCATCGGCTGGTTCGCGAGATCATTCGTGCCTACGCGGAAGACCAGAGCGGCTGA
- the ybeY gene encoding rRNA maturation RNase YbeY yields the protein MPTRKTRAAEPPAPVVVRGNHAPLARRRVEAAVRLVLQRERVQAAIAVTFLGPTRMRALNRRWKGHDRPTDVLAFALPQRDGSLVGDIFVCRAVAKAEAAARGLSLREELLRLVIHGTLHVAGHDHPDDERRVRSPMWRRQERYLACLV from the coding sequence GTGCCTACGCGGAAGACCAGAGCGGCTGAGCCGCCCGCCCCCGTCGTGGTGCGGGGCAATCACGCCCCGCTCGCGCGGCGTCGAGTCGAGGCTGCGGTCCGGCTGGTACTCCAGCGCGAGCGGGTTCAGGCTGCCATTGCCGTCACGTTCCTCGGACCGACCCGGATGCGAGCGCTCAATCGTCGCTGGAAGGGCCACGATCGGCCGACGGATGTCCTCGCCTTTGCCTTGCCGCAACGGGACGGCAGTCTCGTCGGAGACATCTTCGTCTGCCGGGCGGTTGCCAAGGCCGAAGCTGCGGCACGCGGTCTGTCACTGCGCGAAGAGCTGCTGCGGCTCGTCATCCACGGAACGCTGCATGTCGCAGGCCATGATCACCCCGACGACGAGCGCCGGGTTCGGTCGCCGATGTGGCGGAGACAGGAGCGATACCTCGCGTGTCTGGTCTGA
- a CDS encoding HlyC/CorC family transporter, whose product MSGLIAALQLGVAPLLAGMFTLWAALIGLASEGDVGLPRLLAPTGAADAGQLSPARALHVTHLALMMIAAFFAGLALAWWAWPFPQALVRLALGVLFVWVVGDLLPRLWASNEPDLVRVDGRIATTTLAVFAPMLRFVAWADRGGRPLDELPSARSSHHDVRDRLSGVFSLRDMTVEEVMTPRMDVFTVDLSATGAQLLETLRAAEHSRLVVVDGDPDNVVGVIYAKDLLASPGHREAADWHSLVRQVEFVPEAKRLDRQLRDFQRGGAHLVVVVDEFGGTAGIVTLEDVLEQIVGEIQDEYDTDEAVPIQPTPEGAWIVQGSVPLADLEAELDHHFDREDVGTVGGLVLALVGRVPRAGDSLIAGEYVLTIDQVARRRVRRVTVRRILAAPSATPSPEAGA is encoded by the coding sequence GTGTCTGGTCTGATCGCCGCGCTGCAACTCGGAGTCGCCCCGCTGCTTGCGGGGATGTTCACGCTGTGGGCGGCGCTGATCGGTCTTGCCTCCGAAGGCGATGTTGGCCTGCCTCGGCTGCTGGCGCCGACCGGTGCCGCGGACGCCGGACAACTTTCGCCGGCCCGCGCCCTCCATGTGACTCACCTCGCCCTGATGATGATCGCGGCATTCTTTGCCGGGCTGGCGCTTGCCTGGTGGGCCTGGCCGTTTCCACAGGCGCTGGTCAGACTGGCACTTGGCGTGCTGTTCGTCTGGGTCGTGGGCGATCTGCTGCCGCGCCTCTGGGCCAGCAATGAGCCGGATCTCGTCCGGGTCGATGGCCGCATCGCCACGACCACGCTGGCCGTGTTCGCGCCGATGCTGCGATTCGTCGCCTGGGCGGATCGCGGGGGTCGTCCGCTCGACGAACTCCCCTCCGCGCGCAGCTCTCACCACGATGTGCGCGACCGTCTCTCCGGCGTCTTCAGTCTGCGCGACATGACCGTCGAGGAGGTCATGACGCCGCGGATGGACGTTTTCACGGTCGATCTCTCAGCCACTGGCGCGCAGCTGCTCGAGACGCTTCGGGCTGCCGAGCATTCCCGTCTGGTGGTCGTCGACGGCGATCCGGACAATGTCGTTGGCGTGATCTACGCCAAGGATCTGCTCGCCAGTCCCGGGCATCGCGAAGCTGCCGATTGGCACTCTCTGGTGCGCCAGGTCGAGTTTGTCCCGGAGGCCAAACGCCTCGACCGCCAGCTGCGCGACTTCCAGCGCGGCGGCGCTCATCTGGTGGTGGTCGTCGACGAGTTCGGCGGTACGGCGGGGATCGTGACGCTGGAAGATGTACTCGAGCAGATCGTGGGCGAGATTCAGGACGAATACGACACCGACGAAGCGGTCCCGATCCAGCCGACGCCCGAAGGCGCCTGGATTGTCCAGGGCAGCGTTCCGCTCGCCGACCTGGAAGCCGAACTGGATCATCACTTCGACCGCGAGGACGTCGGAACGGTCGGAGGCCTCGTCCTCGCCCTGGTCGGGCGGGTGCCCCGTGCGGGCGATTCGCTCATCGCCGGCGAGTACGTTCTGACGATCGACCAGGTGGCCCGCCGCCGGGTGCGCAGGGTGACCGTACGGCGGATTCTTGCCGCGCCCTCGGCGACGCCGTCCCCGGAGGCAGGGGCATGA
- a CDS encoding HlyC/CorC family transporter encodes MIWAAVAVGFVLTVFGVAASAALITVSRADLADAVSRRLRGAAESLDWLRDAERELAAATATTGLGIAVLAVGLSGLVDWITGDLPLWGVLVLLIGVALPFVLMSGYVLPRWLTAQRASRAADLFRPILRPWSRMVAWVLPELKKRPVADVRALWREGAAGALTETDELVMVSNVITFAQRPIREVMTPRTNLAAIPEGAQYDEIHAAFVQSGYSRLPVYRGTIDDVVGMVHVFDLFKITPADPVPVRPIGAAPASRTSGDVLLDMQRERRHLTVVLDEFGGTLGIVTLEDLLEAMVGEIFDENDETAERRIPDSAQPFETDGGASLDQVEQRFGVVLPDGPSRSIGGRLVELLGRFPRAGERLRLSGLEFDILAVSPTRIDRLVVRRIGADPITLDPPGS; translated from the coding sequence ATGATCTGGGCTGCCGTCGCCGTCGGCTTTGTGCTGACCGTGTTCGGGGTCGCGGCCTCGGCCGCGCTGATTACCGTGAGCCGAGCCGATCTGGCCGACGCGGTGTCCCGCCGACTCCGCGGAGCGGCCGAATCCCTCGACTGGCTGCGCGATGCCGAGCGCGAGCTGGCCGCCGCCACCGCGACCACCGGATTGGGTATTGCCGTGCTGGCCGTGGGCTTGTCCGGTCTGGTCGATTGGATCACCGGTGATTTGCCGCTCTGGGGTGTGCTCGTCCTCCTGATCGGCGTTGCGCTGCCCTTCGTGCTGATGAGCGGCTACGTGCTCCCCCGGTGGCTGACCGCGCAGCGCGCCAGCCGCGCAGCCGACCTGTTCCGACCGATTCTCCGACCCTGGTCGCGTATGGTGGCCTGGGTGCTGCCGGAGCTCAAGAAGCGTCCCGTGGCCGACGTGCGGGCCCTCTGGCGTGAAGGCGCGGCAGGGGCGCTGACCGAAACGGATGAGCTGGTGATGGTCAGCAACGTGATTACCTTTGCGCAGCGACCGATCCGTGAGGTAATGACGCCACGGACCAACCTCGCCGCCATCCCCGAAGGCGCCCAGTACGACGAGATCCATGCTGCGTTCGTGCAGAGCGGCTACAGCCGCCTGCCGGTCTATCGCGGCACCATCGACGATGTCGTCGGTATGGTGCACGTCTTCGACCTCTTCAAGATCACGCCAGCCGATCCCGTGCCGGTCCGCCCGATCGGGGCGGCGCCGGCCAGTCGCACCTCGGGCGATGTGCTGCTCGACATGCAGCGGGAACGCCGGCATCTGACCGTCGTGCTGGACGAGTTCGGCGGGACCTTGGGGATCGTGACCCTGGAAGACCTGCTGGAAGCAATGGTCGGCGAGATCTTCGACGAGAACGACGAGACCGCCGAGCGCCGGATCCCGGATAGTGCGCAGCCGTTCGAGACCGACGGCGGCGCCAGTCTCGATCAGGTCGAACAGCGCTTTGGCGTGGTCCTCCCGGATGGGCCGTCTCGTTCGATCGGGGGGCGGCTGGTCGAGTTGCTCGGGCGGTTTCCGCGCGCCGGCGAGCGGCTTCGCTTGAGCGGACTCGAGTTCGATATCCTGGCCGTCTCGCCCACCCGGATCGATCGGCTCGTTGTTCGCCGGATCGGGGCCGATCCCATCACCCTCGACCCGCCCGGATCGTGA
- the mgtE gene encoding magnesium transporter, with protein sequence MKNAAEELLALWRTGRIDEFLARSDELDPADLADVLAAAADDERIAIVKRLPASLSGSALWEMPAEEHAGETLAALEPAQAAGIVEELPDDDAADLLADLEPEDRARILAHVGDPEQRDEVVELLQYDSESAGGLMTTRVVTVLDSATVGQALDEIRQQAEEVEEFSEAYVVTPLGRLVGVMTFKRLVLSSPGRPVREAMEEHEVTVRPETDQEEVARLMARYNVSSIPVVSADDRLLGRITFDDVLDVGEAEATEDMLRFGGVSADEDLRAGWTEAVRSRLPWLLVNMVTAYVAAMVPLYFDTTIERISFVAAYMGMVAGMGGNTGTQALAVNVRRLALGLIDFNQFGSVIRKELAVGAANGFVVGILAGAGAGLIQRNALFGVAVFITMNANLVVAGFAGAFIPLLLKRVGVDPALASSVFVTTLTDICGFFLLLGLSTALLL encoded by the coding sequence GTGAAGAACGCCGCGGAAGAGCTGCTGGCGCTCTGGCGGACGGGGCGGATCGACGAGTTCCTGGCACGGTCGGACGAACTCGATCCTGCGGACCTTGCTGACGTTCTGGCCGCGGCTGCCGATGATGAGCGGATCGCGATCGTCAAACGGCTGCCCGCCTCGTTGTCAGGGTCGGCGCTCTGGGAAATGCCGGCGGAGGAGCATGCGGGCGAAACGCTCGCGGCGCTGGAGCCGGCCCAGGCGGCAGGGATCGTCGAGGAATTGCCCGACGACGACGCCGCCGACCTGCTGGCGGATCTCGAACCGGAAGACCGCGCCAGGATCCTCGCGCACGTCGGTGATCCGGAACAACGGGACGAGGTCGTCGAGCTGCTGCAGTACGACTCGGAGTCCGCCGGTGGTCTGATGACCACCCGGGTGGTCACCGTACTCGACTCGGCGACCGTGGGGCAGGCGCTCGATGAAATCCGGCAGCAGGCCGAGGAGGTCGAAGAGTTCTCGGAGGCATACGTGGTGACCCCGCTCGGGCGACTGGTCGGCGTCATGACTTTCAAACGGCTGGTGCTTTCGTCACCCGGACGACCGGTTCGGGAGGCGATGGAGGAGCACGAAGTCACGGTTCGTCCCGAAACCGACCAGGAAGAAGTCGCGCGCTTAATGGCGCGGTACAATGTGTCGAGCATCCCCGTGGTAAGTGCCGATGATCGGTTGCTTGGGCGCATCACCTTCGACGACGTACTCGACGTTGGCGAGGCCGAGGCCACCGAGGATATGCTTCGCTTCGGTGGTGTCTCGGCAGACGAAGACCTGCGCGCAGGGTGGACGGAAGCGGTGCGCAGCCGACTACCCTGGCTGCTCGTCAACATGGTAACGGCGTACGTAGCTGCCATGGTGCCGCTGTATTTCGATACGACGATCGAGCGGATCAGTTTTGTGGCCGCCTACATGGGGATGGTCGCCGGTATGGGCGGTAATACCGGGACCCAGGCACTGGCCGTGAACGTCCGACGGCTGGCCCTCGGCCTGATCGATTTCAATCAGTTCGGCAGCGTGATCCGGAAGGAACTGGCAGTGGGGGCCGCCAATGGTTTCGTCGTTGGCATCCTGGCGGGAGCAGGGGCCGGGCTGATCCAGCGCAACGCGCTGTTCGGAGTTGCCGTCTTCATCACCATGAACGCGAACCTGGTCGTTGCCGGATTCGCGGGCGCGTTCATCCCGCTCTTGCTCAAGCGGGTCGGCGTCGACCCGGCGCTGGCTTCCTCGGTGTTCGTCACCACCCTTACCGACATCTGCGGCTTCTTTCTCCTGCTCGGCCTGTCGACGGCGCTCTTGCTCTGA
- the meaB gene encoding methylmalonyl Co-A mutase-associated GTPase MeaB has protein sequence MAGTPLPQDLSLSQPAHLARAISIVENGRPGFEQLLGSIHAKLGRAHRIGITGPPGAGKSTLTHQLAAHYRKQGLTVAIVAVDPTSPFTGGALLGDRIRMEQVALDPGVFIRSMATRGSLGGLATTTREACDVLDAAGFDRILIETVGVGQSELDVAKMADTTILVLVPESGDGIQTLKSGVMEIADVFVVNKADRPGAGKLQMEIDVTLGIRKGNAFRRIKSHHGASLRSVGAVETAPNGPPAWEPPVLLATAAEGTGIVEVADAIGRHRASMETTGELATRRRRRLQLRAREVISRAVERWIWNESETNAIIERHTDDMVAGRISPYDLAAEVVAGMKEGARV, from the coding sequence ATGGCCGGTACTCCGTTGCCCCAGGATCTTTCTCTGTCCCAGCCCGCGCACCTCGCGCGCGCGATTTCCATCGTCGAGAATGGCCGGCCGGGGTTTGAGCAGCTCCTCGGGTCGATCCATGCCAAGCTCGGGCGGGCGCATCGGATCGGGATCACCGGGCCCCCGGGGGCGGGAAAGTCGACGCTGACCCATCAGCTGGCGGCCCACTACCGCAAGCAGGGTCTGACGGTGGCCATTGTGGCCGTTGACCCGACCAGTCCGTTCACAGGTGGGGCGTTGCTCGGTGACCGAATCCGGATGGAACAGGTTGCGCTCGACCCAGGCGTTTTCATTCGCTCGATGGCGACGCGTGGCTCGCTCGGTGGCCTGGCAACCACGACGCGCGAAGCCTGTGACGTGCTCGATGCGGCTGGCTTCGATCGGATCCTGATCGAGACGGTCGGCGTCGGCCAGTCGGAGCTGGACGTTGCCAAGATGGCCGACACCACCATCCTGGTGCTGGTCCCGGAATCGGGCGACGGCATTCAGACGCTCAAGTCGGGCGTGATGGAAATCGCGGACGTGTTCGTCGTCAACAAGGCGGACCGGCCAGGGGCAGGGAAGTTGCAGATGGAAATCGACGTGACGCTCGGGATCCGGAAGGGCAACGCTTTCCGTCGCATCAAGTCACATCATGGCGCGTCGTTGCGGTCGGTCGGCGCGGTTGAGACAGCTCCCAATGGGCCCCCTGCGTGGGAACCGCCGGTGCTGCTCGCCACGGCGGCCGAGGGAACCGGTATCGTCGAGGTTGCCGATGCGATCGGGCGGCACCGTGCGAGTATGGAGACGACGGGGGAACTGGCTACCCGACGCCGTCGTCGCCTGCAGCTGCGTGCCCGGGAGGTCATCAGCCGCGCCGTCGAACGCTGGATCTGGAATGAGTCGGAAACCAACGCCATCATCGAGCGGCACACCGACGATATGGTGGCCGGTCGGATCAGTCCCTATGACTTGGCGGCCGAGGTGGTCGCTGGCATGAAGGAGGGAGCCCGGGTATGA
- a CDS encoding methylmalonyl-CoA mutase has translation MTDTQGPSAADLAVRLAERERELAALTREVERWRAEYGRLPLRKDGNFTSISGRSVEPVYTPGDLVDTLGAEGALPGQFPFTRGIHPTMYRGKLWTMRLFAGFGTAIDTNKRYKFLLERGQTGLSVAFDFPTLMGYDSDHPRSEGEVGKCGVAISSLADMETLFDGIPLDQVSTSMTINGPASMLWCFYLAAAEKQGVDLQKLQGTVQNDMLKEYQAQHAWLYPVEHAMKIVVDMFEWGARHAGKWNTISISGYHIREAGATAAQELAFTLANGFSYVEHGMQRGLAVDSFAPRLSFFWDVHNDFFEEIAKMRAARRVWARRLRDRYGARDDRSMKMRFHCQTAGVSLTAQQPMNNVVRVAYQAMAAVLGGTQSLHTNAFDETLALPTEESVRIALRTQQILAYETGVANVIDPLGGSYYIEALTDAMEREAEGLFAEIDAQGGVVAAVEKGWFQRQIAASASRFQDEVDSAHRPVVGVNAFVEDEPDRPLELLRIGAEADETQRVRLGRLRAERDNEQVARSLDTLTQAAREDQNVIPAMLDCARSYCTLYEIRYALEKVYGAYREPVFF, from the coding sequence ATGACGGACACGCAAGGACCCTCGGCCGCGGATCTCGCGGTTCGGCTCGCCGAGCGCGAGCGCGAGTTGGCGGCACTGACGCGCGAAGTCGAGAGGTGGCGGGCCGAGTACGGCCGCCTGCCACTGCGGAAAGACGGCAACTTCACTTCGATTTCGGGACGCAGCGTCGAACCCGTCTACACGCCGGGCGATCTGGTCGACACGCTTGGCGCGGAAGGCGCCTTGCCGGGGCAGTTCCCCTTTACCAGGGGCATCCATCCCACGATGTATCGCGGCAAGCTGTGGACCATGCGGCTGTTTGCCGGCTTCGGGACCGCGATCGACACCAACAAGCGATACAAGTTCCTGCTGGAACGCGGCCAGACGGGTCTGTCGGTCGCGTTCGACTTCCCGACCTTGATGGGTTACGACTCCGATCATCCGAGGTCGGAGGGCGAGGTCGGCAAGTGTGGCGTGGCCATCTCGAGCCTGGCCGATATGGAAACCCTCTTCGACGGGATTCCGCTCGATCAGGTCTCCACCTCGATGACCATCAATGGTCCGGCCTCGATGCTCTGGTGCTTCTACCTGGCGGCGGCCGAGAAGCAGGGCGTCGACCTCCAGAAGCTGCAGGGCACTGTTCAGAATGACATGCTGAAGGAGTACCAGGCGCAGCACGCCTGGCTCTACCCGGTCGAACACGCCATGAAGATCGTGGTCGACATGTTCGAATGGGGCGCTCGTCACGCCGGGAAGTGGAATACCATCTCGATCTCGGGATATCACATCCGCGAAGCGGGCGCGACGGCCGCGCAGGAGCTGGCCTTTACGCTTGCCAACGGCTTCAGCTACGTCGAGCACGGCATGCAGCGCGGACTCGCGGTCGATAGCTTCGCACCGCGCCTGTCGTTCTTCTGGGACGTGCACAACGACTTCTTCGAGGAAATCGCCAAGATGCGCGCGGCCCGCCGCGTCTGGGCCCGCCGGCTGCGCGATCGCTACGGTGCGCGCGACGATCGCAGCATGAAGATGCGGTTCCACTGCCAGACTGCCGGTGTCAGTCTGACCGCCCAGCAGCCCATGAACAATGTGGTGCGCGTTGCCTATCAGGCCATGGCGGCCGTGCTGGGGGGCACCCAGTCGCTCCATACCAATGCCTTCGACGAAACCCTGGCGCTTCCAACCGAAGAGTCGGTACGGATTGCCCTTCGGACCCAGCAGATCCTGGCGTACGAAACCGGGGTTGCCAACGTGATCGATCCGCTGGGCGGCTCGTACTACATCGAAGCGCTGACCGATGCGATGGAGCGGGAGGCCGAAGGCCTCTTTGCCGAGATCGACGCCCAGGGCGGAGTCGTTGCCGCGGTCGAGAAGGGCTGGTTCCAGCGCCAGATTGCGGCGTCGGCATCACGGTTTCAGGACGAAGTCGATTCGGCCCACCGGCCGGTGGTCGGCGTCAATGCCTTTGTCGAAGACGAGCCGGATCGCCCGCTTGAGTTGCTTCGGATCGGCGCCGAGGCGGATGAAACGCAGCGAGTGCGGCTGGGGCGGTTGCGTGCCGAGCGGGATAACGAACAGGTTGCCCGTTCGCTCGACACGCTGACCCAGGCCGCGCGTGAGGATCAGAACGTGATTCCAGCGATGCTCGACTGTGCTCGTTCCTACTGTACGCTGTACGAGATTCGCTACGCGCTCGAGAAAGTATACGGCGCGTATCGTGAGCCGGTCTTCTTCTAG
- a CDS encoding cobalamin B12-binding domain-containing protein → MSRPIRVLVAKPGLDGHDRGAKVVAAALRDAGMEVIYTGLHQTPEMIATAAVQEDVDVVGLSILSGAHMTLFPRVRKLLVEAGRPDILVTGGGIIPADDADELHRQGIGKLFGPGTPLSDLVDYINGWAAEHLDR, encoded by the coding sequence ATGTCTCGACCCATTCGTGTGCTGGTGGCCAAGCCCGGCCTGGACGGCCACGATCGCGGCGCCAAAGTCGTGGCGGCCGCGCTCCGCGACGCCGGTATGGAAGTGATCTATACCGGCCTGCATCAGACGCCTGAGATGATTGCAACGGCCGCCGTGCAGGAGGACGTCGACGTCGTCGGACTCTCCATTCTGTCTGGTGCGCATATGACCCTCTTCCCCCGGGTGCGCAAACTGCTGGTCGAGGCCGGTCGACCCGACATCCTCGTTACCGGCGGCGGGATCATCCCCGCCGATGATGCGGACGAACTGCATCGCCAGGGAATCGGCAAGCTCTTCGGGCCTGGCACCCCGTTGTCCGATCTGGTCGACTATATCAATGGCTGGGCTGCCGAACACCTCGATCGGTAA